In Mercenaria mercenaria strain notata chromosome 15, MADL_Memer_1, whole genome shotgun sequence, a single genomic region encodes these proteins:
- the LOC128548704 gene encoding uncharacterized membrane protein YttA-like produces the protein MSGKESKRSGRSVVRHDYNKVNSEGFVGIEELEDPAEYQTSHETGGEDVSEMVSHVSASRTSTSEETLASLESEYKSLVKEEEELQREAQISKLKKKIARKQKSVAELRGEPVKKVNDSKITLQNLRKKKKLRAKAQKELKSYGLASESETDSDLESSSDSTESGNNLKTSKSAEDENSKKKNSKTVDTDSGSDSESSSDSDSSVSHKKKSRKYKKKSGISAKSSDHVKFRQKYPQAYLRYEHVSAKVSFDSLEFNFICGWGIGNHFSVYNQKEGKRSKIRTFETFNVFKQLIRFSNY, from the coding sequence ATGTCTGGAAAAGAAAGCAAAAGGTCGGGTAGGTCGGTAGTTAGGCACGACTACAATAAGGTCAACTCTGAAGGATTCGTCGGAATCGAGGAACTGGAAGATCCTGCCGAGTACCAAACTTCGCACGAAACGGGTGGAGAAGATGTTTCCGAGATGGTTTCTCACGTTTCAGCGTCCAGAACAAGTACAAGTGAGGAAACGCTAGCTTCGCTAGAAAGTGAGTACAAATCACTGGTGAAAGAAGAGGAGGAGCTTCAAAGGGAAGCACAGATAAGTAAACTGAAGAAAAAGATTGCTCGGAAACAAAAGTCTGTAGCAGAATTACGAGGTGAGCCTGTTAAAAAAGTTAATGACAGTAAAATAACATTGCaaaatttaagaaagaaaaagaagCTACGCGCTAAAGcacaaaaagaattaaaatcctaTGGGCTGGCTTCAGAATCGGAAACAGATTCCGATTTAGAGTCCAGTTCTGATTCTACCGAGTctggaaataatttaaaaacatctaAGTCAGCAGAGGATGAaaacagtaaaaagaaaaattcaaaaacagttGATACGGATAGTGGATCAGATTCAGAAAGTAGTTCAGATTCAGACAGTTCAGTTTCTCATAAAAAGAAAagtagaaaatataagaaaaaatctGGAATTTCTGCAAAATCTTCTGACCATGTaaaattcagacaaaaatacccACAGGCATACTTACGTTATGAGCATGTCTCTGCAAAAGTCAGTTTCGATTCTCTAGAATTCAATTTTATTTGTGGCTGGGGAATTGGAAATCATTTCTCAGTCTACAAccaaaaagaaggaaaaagaaGCAAGATTAGAACTTTTGAAACGTTTAATGTATTTAAGCAGCTCATACGATTTTCAAACTATTAA